The proteins below are encoded in one region of Pseudomonas sp. SCB32:
- a CDS encoding AraC family transcriptional regulator ligand-binding domain-containing protein — MPSTPIDTHFDLALVSPFLLQTLAEVLSDKGVNSERLCLGLGFTVEELQDPAQRISYRQAVSMIQRALAALPERGLGLWVGHHNVLGTLGLLGHVLSLCRTLRDAFEIGRRFQHTTGSMAVCNLLEGPEESFVEVECRLPYADVQVFAVEEFFASLLVYNRTLIGTGFQPLRFEFTHTAPSYEAEYVRLLGPNLHFGCLHNRMVIASHWLDLQLPSHHPVALRQALKLLESECAQVQQRMGLLETVERAIARDLPYGSHIDKVASDLNMSSRTLRRRLSEHDMTFDALQEQVRRARAMSLLGNPEMPIERIAEALGYSDVRGFRRAFKRWTGLSPSGFRDEVPASAD; from the coding sequence ATGCCAAGCACACCCATCGACACCCACTTCGACCTGGCCCTGGTTTCACCCTTTCTGCTGCAGACCCTTGCCGAGGTCCTCAGCGACAAGGGCGTGAACAGCGAGCGCCTATGCCTTGGGCTCGGCTTCACCGTCGAGGAGCTGCAGGACCCGGCGCAGCGCATCTCCTACCGTCAGGCCGTGAGCATGATCCAGCGTGCCCTGGCGGCATTGCCCGAGCGCGGCCTTGGCCTGTGGGTCGGGCACCACAATGTGCTAGGCACCCTCGGTCTGCTCGGTCACGTGCTGTCGCTGTGCAGGACCTTGCGCGACGCCTTCGAGATCGGCCGGCGCTTCCAGCACACCACCGGCAGCATGGCGGTCTGCAACCTGCTGGAAGGCCCCGAGGAGAGCTTCGTCGAAGTCGAGTGCCGTCTGCCTTACGCCGATGTCCAGGTGTTCGCGGTGGAGGAGTTCTTCGCCAGTCTGCTGGTCTACAACCGCACGCTGATCGGTACCGGTTTCCAGCCCCTGCGCTTCGAGTTCACCCATACCGCGCCGAGCTACGAGGCCGAGTACGTTCGCCTGCTGGGGCCGAACCTGCATTTCGGCTGCCTGCACAATCGCATGGTGATTGCCAGCCACTGGCTGGACCTGCAACTGCCCAGCCACCACCCCGTTGCCCTGCGCCAGGCGCTCAAGCTGCTGGAGTCGGAGTGCGCCCAGGTGCAGCAGAGGATGGGACTGCTGGAGACGGTAGAGCGCGCGATCGCCCGCGATTTGCCTTACGGCAGCCATATCGACAAGGTCGCCAGCGACCTCAACATGAGCAGCCGCACCCTGCGTCGCCGCTTGAGCGAACACGACATGACCTTCGACGCCTTGCAGGAGCAAGTGCGCCGCGCGCGTGCCATGAGCCTGCTGGGCAACCCGGAAATGCCCATCGAACGCATCGCCGAAGCACTGGGCTACAGCGACGTGCGCGGATTCCGCCGGGCCTTCAAGCGCTGGACCGGGCTGAGTCCCTCGGGCTTTCGTGACGAGGTGCCGGCCTCGGCCGATTGA
- a CDS encoding YMGG-like glycine zipper-containing protein, with product MKRFLSFTLILTAASVIGCTSMTSEQQGTVSGAAIGAAAGAGIAAIAGGSGWTGAAVGAVAGGVVGNIRGRQQQK from the coding sequence ATGAAACGGTTCCTCTCGTTCACCCTGATTCTTACCGCAGCCAGCGTGATCGGCTGCACCTCGATGACTTCCGAACAACAGGGAACGGTGAGCGGCGCGGCCATCGGTGCCGCAGCCGGCGCCGGCATTGCCGCCATCGCCGGTGGCAGTGGCTGGACAGGCGCGGCGGTTGGCGCCGTCGCTGGCGGGGTTGTCGGCAATATAAGAGGCAGGCAGCAGCAGAAGTAG
- a CDS encoding helix-turn-helix domain-containing protein, protein MHPKNLDGATDESLLLVELKRLLKDRNIRYCDIAEQLNLSETTIKRKLTGHGLSVSMLESVCSMAGVRLIDLAELAARRSDSKIHSLSTAQEQGLADAPFTAFIFLLLRYDWTPRQIQQEFELNDADIFLHLRWLEKLRLLDLFPGNRVRLLTVRHPEWIPGGPLRRAVDDTMRRHFEAMDFHDPQSVWQLETVKLSRGSIDQLRQMMASLSQRMRELATDDRSLPDGQTEWYSMLCMARLTDPRIFWTE, encoded by the coding sequence ATGCATCCGAAGAACCTCGATGGCGCCACCGATGAATCGCTGCTGCTCGTGGAGCTGAAGCGTCTGTTGAAGGATCGCAATATCCGCTATTGCGATATCGCCGAGCAGTTGAACCTGAGCGAGACAACCATCAAGCGCAAGTTGACCGGGCATGGTCTGAGCGTATCGATGCTCGAGTCGGTCTGTTCCATGGCGGGCGTGCGCCTGATCGATCTGGCCGAACTGGCGGCGCGGCGAAGCGATAGCAAGATTCACTCGCTGAGCACCGCGCAGGAGCAGGGGCTGGCCGATGCGCCGTTCACGGCGTTCATCTTCCTGCTGTTGCGCTATGACTGGACGCCCCGGCAGATACAGCAGGAGTTCGAGCTGAACGACGCGGACATCTTCCTTCACCTCAGGTGGCTGGAAAAACTCCGGTTGCTCGACCTGTTTCCCGGCAACCGTGTACGACTGCTGACCGTGCGGCACCCGGAGTGGATACCAGGCGGCCCGTTGCGGCGGGCAGTGGACGACACGATGCGCCGGCATTTCGAAGCGATGGACTTCCACGACCCGCAGTCGGTCTGGCAGCTCGAAACCGTCAAGTTGTCGCGCGGCTCGATAGACCAGTTGCGTCAGATGATGGCCTCGCTTTCGCAGCGCATGCGCGAGCTCGCCACCGACGATCGCTCCCTGCCTGACGGGCAGACGGAGTGGTACAGCATGCTATGCATGGCTCGCCTCACTGATCCGCGAATCTTCTGGACCGAGTGA